A stretch of Pseudoprevotella muciniphila DNA encodes these proteins:
- a CDS encoding IS30 family transposase: MKYKQLTSQQRYTIQNGLKQGLTKKMIAALIEVNESTLYREIHRNGGAKVYNAEKAQREADRRKTRLQKPRRFTHALKREVISLLQKKWSPEQICGYIKRQGRECVSHETIYAFIRTDRKCGGMLWKLCRHAMKKRRKTDKGKRIPIKDRVSIDLRPEEADGTRFGDWEMDTIVGKDGKGALVTLYERRTGYGMVKRLPDGKEAKGVEEAVYRMLIPYKKQVLTITTDNGTEFARHSQLAKKLSTKIFFAHPYSSWEKGGVENYNKLVRQYIPKGTNLEQYTDKYLMEVQKQINSRPRKKLNFNNPKNEFYKLLD; the protein is encoded by the coding sequence ATGAAATATAAACAGCTAACCTCGCAGCAAAGGTACACAATCCAGAACGGATTAAAGCAAGGATTGACCAAAAAGATGATCGCCGCCCTCATAGAGGTGAACGAAAGCACCCTTTACAGGGAAATCCATCGAAATGGCGGTGCCAAGGTTTATAATGCAGAAAAGGCACAGCGCGAAGCAGACCGCCGCAAGACGCGTCTTCAGAAACCGCGAAGATTCACACACGCCCTTAAGCGGGAAGTCATAAGTCTGCTGCAAAAGAAATGGTCGCCCGAACAGATATGCGGGTATATAAAGAGACAAGGGCGCGAATGCGTCTCCCATGAAACAATATACGCATTCATCAGAACCGACAGGAAGTGCGGAGGGATGCTTTGGAAACTCTGCCGTCACGCAATGAAGAAGCGACGGAAGACAGACAAGGGAAAACGGATTCCCATAAAAGACCGCGTGAGTATAGACCTTAGGCCGGAAGAGGCAGACGGCACGCGTTTCGGAGATTGGGAAATGGACACCATAGTCGGTAAGGATGGGAAAGGAGCGCTAGTTACACTCTACGAGAGACGTACTGGATATGGGATGGTCAAAAGGCTGCCTGATGGAAAAGAGGCAAAAGGCGTGGAAGAAGCAGTATACAGAATGTTGATTCCTTACAAGAAACAAGTACTCACTATTACTACAGATAATGGAACAGAGTTCGCCAGGCATAGTCAATTGGCAAAGAAACTCTCCACGAAAATCTTTTTTGCACACCCTTATAGCTCATGGGAAAAGGGAGGTGTAGAAAACTACAACAAACTCGTCAGACAATATATACCTAAGGGAACGAATTTAGAACAATACACAGACAAATATCTTATGGAAGTACAAAAGCAAATTAACAGCAGACCAAGAAAAAAACTCAACTTTAATAACCCAAAAAACGAATTTTACAAACTTTTAGACTAA